In Calonectris borealis chromosome 8, bCalBor7.hap1.2, whole genome shotgun sequence, the genomic stretch TTCGTTACaaatgaaaatgctgaattcatttttttcaaaaatgttctcTAAGAACAGCCCCTCACAATGCCATTCATTTTAGAGGCTTGGTGAGAGATTGTCCTTGGAAAGCAAAGCTAGCAGGGAGGCTCTAGGTGTTTTCCTCCCTCTGGCAGTCTGCTGCCCTAGCCAACGGCCTGCTTCACTCAAGCCAGCAGTGACTTACGGAAAGCTAGGCTGACAGTTGCAGCCAGTGCTGAGGGAAGGAATCGGATGTATCTCTCAACAGCTGtttcaagaaaacagaatatgGGTTCTTTATTGTCTCTCTTTCTGCCTTATCAGTATTGCACCTTTAGTATTACCTGGGAAACCTTAAAATGGTCTCTGGAATCAGTCTAGTAAGCATTGACAGCTTAACTGTTACAAACATGTTCAATCTTGTCAAAATGTGTCAGAACAGTCATTTCTGCTGGGGATTCAGGATCAGACTATAGGAAAAAAGATTACTTGGAATATCTTCTATTGCAGTGGATTCCTATTGCTATGTACCTTATgataaaaacactgaagaatttAGCTTTTTCCTTCCTGGTAATTAACAgaatcagatttcttttcttttgatttttaaaggtctACTTTGTTCAAGATATTAATGCAGGTTTAAAAGATGTAGCAGAAATACCAGAAAAACAAGTGAGTACATTTATTTGTTCTAAAGCTCAATCCCTACATAACATGTTGCAATTTATCATATGactagcaaaaataaaaaggtctTGTATTTATGggtggtgcttttttttccttaaaaaggtaCCCATCTCTTCTCTATCCAAAGAAGAGCTGGAGAACTTAATTATCAAGTTGAAAAAAGCAAGTAATGGTGAGCTTTCTTAATACTGAAAATAAGATGTTTTAAACTGAATTGATTAAATATTtgattgttatttttgttgttagaTATCTGGGAAAATGTTAGACTTTTGGCACTGAACACATTTGAAGTAATTATCATCAAGATGTAGGCAATCCTCCAATAGctaaatttaaacagaagaataaacTAGATTGAGAGAATGATAAAACACTGATCTTTTGTTCATATAgctaatttctcttccttttgtgtttttttgtttcccactcAAATATCACTACAGATAACAATACAGCTCTGTAATAAACATATGATGATAGATTTATGCTGCCAACAGACTATTTTGTTAATGCTACAAATTGAGCTCATGTCTGACTATTGTAACGTGTATGTTACAAAACCAGAAACTCTTGAAACTGGAAACCTATACCTAAAAGTTTTGCATTTGCATGCAGGCCTGGAACTTCACCCTAAGGAACAAATACTGTCCCACCAAGCTTTACAAGAAGCCTTAAATGATCCAAAGAATGGGGAATCCGCTTTCAAACACTTGAAACAACAGGTATGGTCATTGCTTTACTAATAGCTATAGACGTTTTTAAACATGTGGAATTCTGCTGCTGTAAATTCCAGTGACTGTGTGTGCATAATGCTAGTCACTTCATATAGAGGAAATCTGATATGCTCTATAACTCTATGCTCTTCAAATAATAGCATGTATATAACCTCTGAATGGCTGCTTTTTAAGTGTTACTAACAGAAGTTTATTAGGATACggaaataaattgcaaattatGTGGTGTTCTTCtgaatttttacttattttatattAACTCATAATACATCTGAGCTACAAAAGGTAAAATGTTGTATTTACTAAAAAGTAAatgaattttttactttttctgtaagAGCTGGTCCTAGATTTTCTGGTTGTGTAACAGATGCATAAAAAGGATTGGAGAGCCTGAGTTTACCTTCcacttttttaatgtatattgaACGGGAATTTTAAGAGAGATGGATTGCATACTGTAGCAAAATAGAAAGTTTtgggaagaaaatttaaagagaaatgtctgttttctgGACTTTCTTCCCGTGCTCTACTTTCCTATGTATTACAAAAAGTGTaactgcagcagagagagagggcTCTGCAGGCACTGATGCTTCACAGAAAATCCAGGACAGTACCCATATTTTGGATGGCTACTTCGAGAATCAGCAAAGAACGATATTATAATGTGTACCTGATCCCAAAAATCCATTCCGAAAATTTCTGGGTGGAGTTTTGTGAGCAGCGGAAGAAGGGCAGGGTGATGCTGACTAGCCGGAATTTATAATCCCTTTCCTCTGTACACACAAGATCTTTTCCCTAATCCCTAATGGAAGGGAAGACTTGAAAAAGTATTCTGCAGTTTGGTGAAGTAATCATTTTTCTATCAGGCATTACAGTACACAGTGTATGTATTTGCTTggtttgtaaataattttttgatGTTTGTAGGCTTCTATTTTAGGTAACATGGAAAAATTACATTTACTTGGTCCCGGAAGATGTTTTGTGGAGTTTGGAGCTGGGCGAGGAAAGCTGTCTCACTGGGTTGATGTTGCCTTACAGAATGTTGAAAACGTTCAGTTTTTGCTTGTGGAAAGGGCAACTACAAGATTCAAGGTAAAAGAGGATATTGTCACATTAGCAGAgtataatttttaaactgttgtcATTGAAGCTGTTagtatttgctttttatcttcaaaaataaagaagcctttgaaatattaaaagtttTGGAAATGTGATTGCCTACATTCTGTACTTTGCTGATAGcaaattcattagaaaaaaatcctGGTGTCTGATGTTGGAAATGTGCGGGTGTTGACTTGACAGGAAAAAAGTCCGGCATTAATACCTGGAGCAAAATTGTAATTATTAGTGGCCAGCCTTACTTAATGATCTTGTTCTGTTTACACAGGTGGATGGAAAACATAAAAGGGGAGATTCTATATTTGAAAGGCTTCAAGTTGATATTCAACACTTATGTTTAAGTAAGTTTTTTCTTGGCTTGCGTAATTCTGAAATAGaggcttaattttaaattttgaatacTGGAGTTCAAGTCAATTTATAGGTAGCATGCTTAAATGTATTTGGTTTTGAAGATTATTCTCAGTGGTTGCTTGGACATGTTAAtgctgtgtgtatatacatatatatatacacatacatatattaaaTAGGGAtttaaaaatttctgctttttatacaCTTATAGGACATCATTATAGGTGAGAAATACcaacacaaaaacattttgaaggtttttttagaACTTGCAGGATTAAACAcctttgtgttgtttgtttgttttaggtgtgTGTAATGAAGCAAATCAGGCATATCATTGATATGCTATGCATATCGATACTATAGAATTTGGGGGAACACCTGTCATCAGGAGATACATTAATGTCACATTTCATAGGCAGTATAGAAAGGCTGAAATGGTTAAATAGATAAATGTAACTATCTTAGCAGAAATGCAAAATCCTGTATTTCTAATACttcattttaataaaagacaAAGTATTTATATTACTATTTAGCTGGAGCTAATAGATAATTCTGTTAAGGAGAATCAGTGTTCTCTGGTAATCATTTTACTGCTATATAGTAGTGTTTCTGCTCAGAAGCAAAATTTTATTACTTCATAACAGCATTAAAATACATACAACCTTTGGACAAGGTTGAGTTgttcaagaaaaagaagaatatgCTTCTCAGCCACAGCATCTGATTctcttttgttttagaaaaagaaactttcCTTTTAGTAGCTCACAACTGTATGTACAGACCACTGTATTTTTTGTAGTggtaaacatttatttcttttttaaagtgtgCTGAAATTATATTATCGAGAAAAAATATTGCCGCAACTATAATAATAGAGGTTCTGGTGGTGTTGTGgattgtgtgtgtttgcatgttttttggtggtttttgttttttttttttcccccccctccagaTAAAGTACccattttggagaagaaaaaactatCAGTGGTAGGAATTGGGAAGCATTTGTGTGGTGCTGCGACAGGTATGAATTATGTATGTGTTAACTGCAGAAAGTTAGGATACTTTCATAGGATACATCTCACAATCTGAATGGACTGATCTTCCACACTGTCCGTTTCATGTTTTCAAAGCATGCCTGTAATTTTTAGTTATCCTTAAAATTGCTTTATGGCTTAGTTTGTGATGTACACTTTTGTTATCCTTTGTGGGAAGTACATTCCCAACCATGATACAGCCTGTATAAAATAATGGCATGGTGTTCATCACTATTTTTTTGGGGGCTATATCTGTTTTTTCCCAGATCTTGCTTTGAGATGCTTGGTTGAAAGTTATACAACTTTCTGTGATGGAGAAAATGAAGAGCCTGCACCAAAACGCTCTAGGAATGATAAGACAGAGGTGGCTTCTAACGATTCTGCTGATAATGAAAGCAACAAAGACGACTGTAAGCCTGTAGCTGGAATTGTTATTGCACTGTGCTGCCATCACAAGTGTGACTGGAAACATTATGTAGGCAGAGAGTTCTTTAAGTCAGTAGGACTTGGACCAGTAGAATTTCATTACTTTCAGAGAATGAGTAGCTGGGCCACTTGTGGCATGCGAGAAACCACAACCAAAGCCTCTACAAGTGAAGAAAGTGAAGATCAAACTAACGACACTGAAGAACATGAGCAAACATTCAGCAAGACAGAGAGTGGTTCTGATACTTTACACGGgtatgtaattttttctttctagcaaACGGActcctgcagaaaagcaaaattatgtATAGTGGTATATGAAATTGTTTTGGGTCCTCAAAATGACTCATTTatcaaacattttaattactAAATTTATAGAAATactatactttaaaaatacaattttcatggATGtacatttcagaatatttaaacaGTCATTGCTTGCCTGAATTGAAATGAACTTGCAGTGATTTCAATAGTTTTTCTGAGCTTAACTACtaattttaattaacaaaacTATTCTTCTGACACATGTTGTtcattcttttcctcctttttatgaaACTAGGATACTTACTGTTGAAGAACGAAAGGAGATAGGTTGCCTCTGTAAACTGCTGATTGATCATGGACGGATTGAATATTTACAACAACGAGGATACAAGGCTGCACTACAGTATTATACAGAGTCTGCTGTGTCCTTGGAGAATGTCCTGTTGACAGCTGTCCCATGTCCATCTTTGATACCAGAGCCGACTACATGACAGGAGATAGATTTGGAATTGGTAGGAGAAAAACCTGTAAAACTtacctggattttttaaaaagctaattcaTTGCTTGCAAAAAACCTGTTTTAGTCTTTCCTGTACCCAGGAAAAGGTCTTGTATTTCCCAGTTTCACTGGGAATTACAAATATGTAAACCAGTTCTCAtcagtggaaaaataaaatccctaaGAATATTTGAAACCTGTTGTACGCCTCTTTGTTAGGAAGAAGTATACTTggtattttcttccatt encodes the following:
- the TRMT13 gene encoding tRNA:m(4)X modification enzyme TRM13 homolog gives rise to the protein MEKLHLLGPGRCFVEFGAGRGKLSHWVDVALQNVENVQFLLVERATTRFKVDGKHKRGDSIFERLQVDIQHLCLNKVPILEKKKLSVVGIGKHLCGAATDLALRCLVESYTTFCDGENEEPAPKRSRNDKTEVASNDSADNESNKDDCKPVAGIVIALCCHHKCDWKHYVGREFFKSVGLGPVEFHYFQRMSSWATCGMRETTTKASTSEESEDQTNDTEEHEQTFSKTESGSDTLHGILTVEERKEIGCLCKLLIDHGRIEYLQQRGYKAALQYYTESAVSLENVLLTAVPCPSLIPEPTT